Genomic segment of Pirellulales bacterium:
CAGTGTCAAATAGCTGACCAGTTTCAGGCCGTCGCGGGCTTCGATCACCACCGAGTGCATTTTCTGCAACGGCTGAGCTTCGAGCGCCTTGCGATTGGTGAATAAGAACTTCGGCTCTTGCGAGTCGCGATTAAAGTAATAGTAGCGCACCGGGCCGTCGTCCATCAGGAAGGCGACGATCCAATGACGGTCATCGAGCGTGCGGCTGGCGATGGTGATTTCGCCATCGGCCAGCTTTTTCAAGCGGTTGTAGTCGGCTTCGACCTCTTTATCGTAGAATTGCCACTTGGTGCGCTCGTAGGTGAATGATACGCCTTGAATCGTGTTCTTAGTCGGATGCAGCATGATACCGCCGACGTCGGCCAATGGATTCTCGGCGACTAGTTTTTCTTCACCGGTTTTCAGATTCAATGTTTTCAGCGATCCAGTGTCGCGACCGCGACTATCGAGCAAATACATCACATCGCCCGATTCGTCAAATCCGGCCGGGCTGGTGGTCATCGAATCGTCCATGCCAATTTTGATGAACTCTTTCCAGCCTCCTTTGTCATCGGGCTTGAGCAGCAAGCTGCCCCCGTCGGGAGTCATTTGCGACGCGAAGCGCACGCGGAAGTCTTCGTCGGTAAGGAAACCGGCATATTCCGGGTTTTCCTGGACTAGCTTGTGCTCGCCGGTATTGATATCGACGAGATAGAGATCGTGAAATTGCGGATTGCGTTCGTTTAAGGCGACCAAAACCTTGTCCGGCTGCTTCCAGCTCACTTCTTGAATCTCGGCGCGAACCTTTTCTTCTTCCGGCGTCTGTTTGCGGTCTGCTTCTGCCGTTGCGATGTCAATCTTTCGACTGGGATCTTTCAGCGGCGTAATATCGGTCGTCTTGCCAGTCGCCAAGTTCACGGCAAACACGTGGAAATTTTCGTCGCCGCCGGTGTCTTGTGCGTAGAGAATATGGGTATTCGTGTAGGCCCAAAAGTAACCGGGGATCGGGCGCACTTTCTCTTGCGTGACCGGCTTGGCCGCGTCGGGGTTGTCGATCGGTCCAACCCAAACATTCATCACGCCATCGACTGGAGCCATATAGGCGAGTTGCTTGCCATCGTGGCTGATTCGCGCAAATTGCTTGTCGGGATTGCCGAACAGCACTTGCCGCGGAATAAGTGGAGCAACTTGATCGAGTGCGTGCGGCACGGCGGAAGTTGACGATCTAGCAGATTTCACGTCGTGGATGACTTTCTCTGTAGAGGTTGGTTGGTTGCCGCCGTTGGATGACGC
This window contains:
- a CDS encoding S9 family peptidase, whose protein sequence is MGLLALSLPLAGCAPAPTSSAGIATHSDATSAAPEIVPAGKPSLAVASASSNGGNQPTSTEKVIHDVKSARSSTSAVPHALDQVAPLIPRQVLFGNPDKQFARISHDGKQLAYMAPVDGVMNVWVGPIDNPDAAKPVTQEKVRPIPGYFWAYTNTHILYAQDTGGDENFHVFAVNLATGKTTDITPLKDPSRKIDIATAEADRKQTPEEEKVRAEIQEVSWKQPDKVLVALNERNPQFHDLYLVDINTGEHKLVQENPEYAGFLTDEDFRVRFASQMTPDGGSLLLKPDDKGGWKEFIKIGMDDSMTTSPAGFDESGDVMYLLDSRGRDTGSLKTLNLKTGEEKLVAENPLADVGGIMLHPTKNTIQGVSFTYERTKWQFYDKEVEADYNRLKKLADGEITIASRTLDDRHWIVAFLMDDGPVRYYYFNRDSQEPKFLFTNRKALEAQPLQKMHSVVIEARDGLKLVSYLTLPPGSDLDGDGHPNAPVPMVLNVHGGPWARDSWGFDPEHQLLANRGYAVLSVNYRGSTGFGKQFINAANKEWAGKMHDDLIDAVDWAVREKIADPEKVAIYGGSYGGYATLVGLTFTPDKFACGVDIVGPSSLFTLINSIPPYWAPALDMFKTRVGDPTTADGKELLESRSPLTKVENIKRPLLVGQGQNDQRVKVDEANQIVYAMQQKHIPVTYVLFPDEGHGFHRPENSLAFNAVAEAFLAEHLGGRYEPIGNAFTGSTITVPAGESNIPGLKERMKAIGTTTESPGIGHEPIQKG